The Myxococcaceae bacterium genome includes a region encoding these proteins:
- the truA gene encoding tRNA pseudouridine(38-40) synthase TruA, giving the protein MQLNTWRLWISYLGTQYAGYQHQPGLETIESKLSDAFEQLLGERPRLTPAGRTDAGVHARGQVVSCQFYSRFDERTLPAALSHFVGPNIKVYRADRMHVGFDAKRQSIGKRYVYRISQQAKLNPFNRLFAWDIRQPLNLEAMQEAANYLVGDHDYESFRSVHCTAEHARRYLWLIRITPEVHIDIRGNAFCHNMVRIMVGTLVEVGMGKRDAQDLCRIRDSRDRQLAGPTAPAHGLSLEEVYYPDTLSHAELPLDATFPRFPVTPETWPC; this is encoded by the coding sequence ATGCAGCTTAACACCTGGCGTCTATGGATTTCTTACCTGGGGACCCAATATGCAGGTTATCAGCACCAACCTGGACTCGAAACCATCGAGTCGAAGCTCTCCGATGCCTTTGAGCAATTGCTGGGAGAGCGTCCTCGATTAACCCCTGCGGGTCGAACCGATGCGGGCGTTCATGCTCGTGGCCAAGTTGTCTCTTGCCAATTCTACAGTCGATTTGATGAGCGGACTCTCCCTGCAGCCCTTTCTCATTTTGTCGGCCCCAATATTAAAGTCTACCGAGCGGATCGCATGCATGTGGGTTTTGATGCCAAGCGGCAATCCATTGGTAAGCGCTATGTCTATCGCATTAGTCAGCAAGCAAAATTAAATCCCTTTAACCGACTTTTTGCCTGGGATATCCGTCAGCCTTTAAATTTGGAAGCCATGCAAGAGGCGGCAAACTATTTAGTTGGAGACCACGACTACGAAAGTTTTCGTTCCGTTCATTGCACAGCAGAGCATGCGCGGCGCTATCTTTGGTTGATTCGAATCACTCCTGAGGTTCATATTGATATTCGTGGAAATGCTTTTTGCCACAATATGGTTCGCATCATGGTCGGCACTCTAGTCGAAGTTGGAATGGGAAAGCGCGATGCCCAGGATCTTTGCCGCATCCGAGATTCGCGTGATCGTCAATTGGCGGGCCCAACGGCCCCGGCCCATGGCCTAAGCCTAGAAGAAGTTTACTACCCTGATACTCTGAGCCATGCAGAGCTTCCTCTTGACGCAACGTTTCCTAGATTTCCAGTAACTCCTGAAACTTGGCCATGCTAG
- the hpt gene encoding hypoxanthine phosphoribosyltransferase, which yields MPTVNVLISEEQLQKRIAELGKQISEHYQELSEPLVLIGVLKGSFLFLADLCRQITLSQEIEFMGVSSYGEATKSSGVVQITQDLTRPIQNRHVLIVEDIVDTGLTARYLLENLRSRSPASLSLCSLLEKPTQNNGTILIDFCGFQIPDRFVVGYGLDWSQTMRNLPFVGVVE from the coding sequence ATGCCTACTGTAAATGTTTTAATCTCTGAAGAACAACTTCAAAAACGAATTGCGGAACTTGGAAAACAAATTTCTGAACACTACCAAGAGCTTTCAGAGCCCTTGGTCTTGATTGGAGTTCTCAAAGGCTCCTTTCTATTTTTAGCCGATTTATGCAGGCAAATTACACTTTCTCAGGAAATCGAGTTCATGGGAGTCTCTTCTTATGGAGAAGCAACCAAAAGCTCTGGAGTGGTCCAAATTACTCAAGATTTAACGCGTCCGATCCAAAACCGTCACGTTTTGATCGTTGAAGACATCGTTGATACTGGTCTCACAGCGCGCTATCTTCTTGAAAACCTTCGTTCTCGTTCTCCTGCGAGTCTTTCACTCTGCTCCTTGCTTGAAAAACCCACTCAAAATAATGGCACTATCTTGATTGATTTTTGCGGATTTCAAATACCGGATCGTTTTGTTGTAGGCTACGGCTTAGATTGGAGCCAAACCATGAGGAATTTGCCTTTTGTAGGTGTTGTAGAGTAA
- a CDS encoding AAA family ATPase — protein MKRLPDNTADFPKLIKNNCVYVDKTKQLYHLLTGSGENFFLSRPRRFGKTLLISTLEQIFLGNRELFQGLWISQSDYSWPKHPVLRISLVEMDMSTPERFERDLLQKLERIAQNLDISLASAATPAACLSTLIEALSSQSSVVLLIDEYDAPMLAHIDRPHIAEAMRAILKSFYGVIKALDCHLRFVFLTGVTKFNKTSIFSGINNLEDLTLSEQAATLLGIEPEELRLYFSEHIQAVAHKHRCSLEKLYLTLQEWYNGYRFSPYSEKKVYNPCSVLKALNRGQFEDYWSQTGTPSFLVKLIQEKSYPILDLENLVLSSEDLGAFDVEQIQLPTLLFQTGYLTIRNYDSESALYQLAFPNQEVTQSMIRVLAPMLTRQDSFAPWQQLASRLNCAGAGLRSKSQEHC, from the coding sequence GTGAAGCGCCTTCCTGATAATACGGCTGATTTTCCGAAACTCATTAAAAACAACTGCGTTTACGTTGACAAGACCAAGCAGCTTTATCATCTCCTAACCGGTTCAGGAGAAAATTTCTTTCTCTCAAGGCCCAGACGTTTTGGAAAAACCTTACTGATTTCAACCTTAGAGCAAATTTTTTTAGGCAATCGAGAGCTGTTTCAAGGTCTTTGGATAAGCCAGAGTGATTACAGCTGGCCTAAACACCCCGTCTTGCGCATCAGCCTGGTCGAAATGGACATGAGCACTCCGGAGCGCTTTGAAAGAGACCTCCTGCAAAAGTTAGAACGCATTGCGCAGAATCTCGATATCAGCCTCGCTTCTGCAGCAACTCCTGCGGCTTGTTTGTCTACTTTGATAGAGGCGCTTTCCAGCCAAAGCTCCGTGGTGCTGTTGATCGACGAATACGACGCGCCGATGCTCGCACATATCGACCGTCCACACATTGCAGAGGCTATGCGAGCGATTCTGAAGTCCTTTTATGGAGTTATCAAAGCATTAGATTGCCATCTACGCTTTGTTTTTCTCACTGGCGTCACCAAGTTTAATAAAACATCCATCTTTTCCGGTATTAATAACCTAGAAGACTTAACCCTAAGCGAACAAGCAGCCACACTCTTGGGAATCGAGCCTGAAGAATTGAGGCTTTATTTCTCAGAGCACATCCAAGCCGTCGCCCATAAACATCGATGCTCCTTGGAGAAACTCTACTTAACATTGCAGGAGTGGTACAATGGCTATCGATTTTCTCCTTACTCCGAGAAGAAGGTTTATAACCCCTGCTCGGTCTTAAAAGCCCTTAATCGAGGACAGTTTGAAGACTACTGGTCTCAAACGGGCACGCCCAGTTTCCTCGTTAAGCTCATTCAAGAGAAAAGCTACCCTATCTTAGATTTAGAGAATCTTGTGTTATCGAGCGAAGACCTAGGAGCCTTTGATGTTGAGCAGATTCAACTCCCGACGCTATTGTTTCAAACCGGTTATTTAACCATTCGGAACTATGACTCGGAAAGTGCCCTCTATCAACTTGCATTTCCAAACCAAGAAGTCACGCAATCGATGATCCGCGTATTAGCGCCTATGCTGACGCGGCAAGACTCTTTTGCTCCTTGGCAACAGTTAGCCAGCAGACTTAACTGCGCTGGGGCTGGCCTTCGATCCAAAAGCCAAGAACATTGTTGA
- a CDS encoding thymidine kinase, with the protein MRQLNTGVIEVICGPMFSGKTEELIRRLRRAEIAKQRILVFKPKIDIRFDEIQIVSHSAQKIPSIPIETPDDMVQYLEQLQSPIDLIGIDEAQFFDHSLIPLVEQFANSGIRVILSGLDQDSDGCPFGPMPNLLAIADLVTKQCAVCVVCGASATKSFRLKDRSTSQVFVGANDSYEARCRCCYHKGNA; encoded by the coding sequence ATGCGTCAACTCAATACCGGGGTCATCGAAGTCATCTGCGGGCCCATGTTTTCTGGCAAAACAGAGGAACTGATCCGAAGGCTTAGAAGAGCCGAAATTGCCAAGCAACGCATTCTCGTTTTCAAGCCCAAAATCGATATCCGCTTCGATGAAATTCAAATTGTCAGCCACTCTGCTCAAAAGATTCCCTCGATTCCAATCGAAACTCCCGATGACATGGTCCAATATCTTGAGCAGCTGCAAAGCCCAATCGACCTGATTGGAATCGATGAGGCTCAGTTTTTTGATCATTCCTTGATCCCTTTGGTTGAACAGTTCGCGAATTCAGGCATCCGCGTTATTCTATCCGGGCTGGATCAAGACTCAGACGGTTGCCCTTTTGGCCCGATGCCAAACCTGCTTGCGATTGCGGATCTGGTGACCAAACAATGCGCCGTTTGTGTTGTATGTGGAGCATCCGCAACAAAAAGCTTTCGTCTAAAAGATCGCAGTACAAGTCAAGTTTTCGTTGGAGCCAACGATTCTTATGAAGCACGTTGCCGCTGTTGCTATCATAAAGGGAATGCCTAA
- the asnS gene encoding asparagine--tRNA ligase translates to MVLISPYMIKNISNWEGRKLTLNGWLYNKRGSGKIQFLQIRDGTGFIQAVMSRQDVSEEAFESASSLSQESSLQVTGVVRKDERAPYCGYELQVTDFKAVSRSEEYPISKKEHGDAFLMDHRHLWLRSRRQHAILRIRATIIKACRDYLDSNHFLLVDSPIFTPNACEGTSTLFETQWFDQRKAYLSQSGQLYQEAACMAFGKSYCFGPTFRAEKSKTRRHLNEFWMVEPEAAFMDLEGDIQLAEDFLCFVVERVLNQHEQELVEILERDLTVVKNTQKPFPRLHYQDAVHKIQELGMEIEMGGDFGAPHETELTKQYDRPLIVTHFPAAIKAFYMKKDSADPTYAACMDVLAPEGYGEIIGGGQREENLDLLLQEIDRHGLNQADFEWFLDLRRYGSVPHAGFGMGIERCVAWICGLHHVRETIPFARTLDRLSP, encoded by the coding sequence ATGGTTCTAATAAGCCCTTACATGATCAAAAATATTTCGAATTGGGAAGGGCGGAAACTAACCTTAAACGGATGGCTTTACAATAAGCGCGGTTCTGGAAAAATTCAATTTTTGCAAATTCGAGATGGAACGGGTTTTATTCAAGCGGTGATGAGCCGGCAGGATGTATCCGAAGAGGCTTTTGAGTCTGCATCAAGCTTGTCGCAAGAGTCTTCCTTGCAAGTCACTGGCGTCGTTCGAAAAGACGAGCGAGCCCCTTATTGCGGCTATGAACTTCAAGTGACGGATTTCAAGGCCGTTTCTCGCTCCGAAGAATATCCAATTTCGAAGAAAGAACACGGAGATGCTTTTCTCATGGACCATCGGCATCTTTGGTTGCGTTCTAGGCGGCAGCACGCAATTTTGCGCATTCGTGCCACGATTATTAAGGCTTGCCGCGATTACCTAGACTCCAATCATTTTTTATTGGTCGATAGCCCCATTTTTACCCCGAACGCTTGCGAGGGAACCTCCACGCTTTTCGAAACGCAATGGTTTGATCAAAGAAAAGCCTACCTTTCTCAATCCGGGCAACTTTATCAAGAAGCCGCTTGCATGGCTTTTGGGAAGTCTTATTGCTTTGGCCCAACTTTTCGAGCAGAAAAAAGCAAAACACGCCGGCACTTGAATGAATTTTGGATGGTGGAGCCAGAAGCTGCATTTATGGATTTGGAAGGCGATATTCAGCTTGCCGAAGATTTTTTATGCTTCGTGGTTGAACGAGTTTTGAACCAGCACGAACAGGAACTCGTCGAGATTCTTGAGCGTGATTTAACAGTCGTCAAGAATACCCAAAAGCCGTTTCCAAGATTGCATTACCAAGATGCAGTGCATAAAATCCAAGAACTTGGGATGGAAATTGAGATGGGAGGCGATTTTGGAGCTCCTCATGAAACCGAACTGACGAAACAGTATGATCGGCCTTTAATCGTCACGCATTTCCCAGCCGCGATTAAAGCCTTTTATATGAAAAAAGATTCGGCGGATCCGACCTACGCTGCTTGTATGGATGTTTTAGCCCCAGAAGGCTATGGCGAGATTATTGGGGGCGGGCAGCGTGAGGAAAATTTGGATCTTCTCTTGCAAGAAATCGATCGACACGGTTTAAATCAAGCAGATTTTGAATGGTTTTTGGATCTCAGGCGCTACGGCTCCGTGCCACATGCCGGTTTTGGGATGGGAATTGAACGCTGTGTCGCTTGGATCTGCGGCCTGCATCATGTGCGAGAGACGATTC